Proteins encoded within one genomic window of Lactococcus garvieae:
- a CDS encoding GlsB/YeaQ/YmgE family stress response membrane protein has product MIWSLIVGAIIGLIAGVITKGGSMGWIANILAGLVGSAVGQALLGSWGPSLAGMALIPSIIGAVIVVAVVSFVLAKMNH; this is encoded by the coding sequence ATGATTTGGTCGTTAATTGTTGGAGCCATTATTGGTTTAATCGCAGGAGTTATTACTAAAGGGGGATCCATGGGTTGGATCGCGAACATCTTGGCAGGGCTTGTTGGTTCTGCGGTTGGTCAAGCACTCTTAGGAAGCTGGGGCCCTTCTTTAGCCGGAATGGCACTTATCCCCTCAATCATTGGGGCAGTAATTGTCGTTGCTGTAGTTTCCTTCGTGCTCGCAAAAATGAATCATTGA
- the amaP gene encoding alkaline shock response membrane anchor protein AmaP: MSSGKKFILIVFDILLLSIVVPVAWDYYNVVEYNDMMSTSSQLLYVGEYMPMYLFWGNAILAGILILALIIIAFYPRTYIDITLSNQGGKLTLKRSAIEGLVREKVIENDYLKSPNIDVILHRNKIDIDVKGEIIPRVDIAEKAQLLEQEIVDSLKLFFGVDQPVKIKVEVNAINKEASSNRSRVI; encoded by the coding sequence GTGTCATCTGGAAAGAAATTTATACTTATAGTGTTTGACATCCTTTTACTTTCCATTGTGGTGCCTGTTGCTTGGGATTACTACAATGTCGTGGAGTATAATGACATGATGAGCACTTCAAGCCAACTTCTCTATGTTGGGGAATACATGCCTATGTACTTATTCTGGGGAAATGCTATCTTAGCGGGTATCTTAATTTTAGCTTTGATCATCATTGCATTCTACCCTCGCACCTATATAGACATTACACTCTCCAACCAGGGAGGAAAGCTTACTTTAAAACGTTCTGCTATTGAGGGACTTGTTCGTGAAAAAGTTATTGAGAACGACTACCTCAAATCGCCAAACATTGATGTTATTTTACATCGAAATAAAATAGACATTGATGTGAAAGGGGAGATCATCCCTCGGGTAGATATCGCAGAGAAGGCTCAATTATTGGAACAGGAAATAGTTGATAGCTTAAAACTTTTCTTTGGGGTAGATCAACCCGTAAAAATAAAAGTTGAAGTGAATGCTATAAATAAAGAAGCGAGTTCAAACCGCTCTCGTGTAATATAG
- a CDS encoding DUF2273 domain-containing protein: MDYLERYRYPIIGGIIGGIAAIAIFTIGFWKMILLLILISLGIMAGLFLQKTGIIEQLKNRK; the protein is encoded by the coding sequence ATGGATTATCTAGAAAGATATCGATATCCAATTATTGGAGGCATTATCGGTGGTATAGCAGCCATTGCCATCTTCACAATTGGATTCTGGAAAATGATTCTTCTCTTGATTTTAATAAGCTTAGGCATAATGGCGGGTTTATTTTTACAAAAGACAGGCATCATTGAACAACTTAAAAATCGTAAATAA